The proteins below come from a single Isoptericola dokdonensis DS-3 genomic window:
- the ispG gene encoding flavodoxin-dependent (E)-4-hydroxy-3-methylbut-2-enyl-diphosphate synthase gives MPAAPAPVLAPRRPTRRIRVGDVEVGGGAPVSVQSMTTTPTHDVDATLQQIAELTAAGCDIVRVAVPTADDAAALPAIARKSQIPVVADIHFQPRYVFAAIEAGCAAVRVNPGNIRKFDDQVAQIARAASDAGVSLRIGVNAGSLDPRLLEKHGRATPEALVESAVWEASLFEEHDFHDFKISVKHNDPVVMVRAYELLSERGDWPLHLGVTEAGPAFQGTIKSATAFGALLSQGIGDTIRVSLSAPPVEEVKVGLQILQALNLRERKLEIVSCPSCGRAQVDVYSLAERVTAGLEGMEVPLRVAVMGCVVNGPGEAREADLGVASGNGKGQIFVKGEVVRTVPESMIVETLIDEAMRLAGSMPAPDGGAAGAPVVTVS, from the coding sequence ATGCCCGCCGCGCCGGCGCCGGTGCTGGCGCCTCGACGACCGACCCGCAGGATCCGCGTCGGTGACGTCGAGGTGGGCGGCGGCGCCCCCGTCAGCGTCCAGTCGATGACGACGACGCCCACGCACGACGTCGACGCCACCCTGCAGCAGATCGCCGAGCTCACGGCCGCCGGCTGCGACATCGTGCGCGTGGCGGTGCCGACGGCGGACGACGCGGCGGCGCTGCCCGCCATCGCCCGCAAGTCGCAGATCCCCGTCGTGGCCGACATCCACTTCCAGCCGCGGTACGTCTTCGCCGCGATCGAGGCCGGCTGCGCGGCGGTACGCGTCAACCCGGGCAACATCCGCAAGTTCGACGACCAGGTCGCCCAGATCGCGCGTGCCGCGTCCGACGCGGGGGTGTCGCTCCGCATCGGCGTCAACGCGGGCTCCCTCGACCCGCGGCTGCTGGAGAAGCACGGCCGGGCCACGCCGGAGGCGCTCGTGGAGTCCGCCGTGTGGGAGGCGTCGCTGTTCGAGGAGCACGACTTCCACGACTTCAAGATCTCCGTGAAGCACAACGACCCCGTGGTGATGGTGCGCGCCTACGAGCTGCTGTCGGAGCGGGGCGACTGGCCGCTGCACCTGGGGGTGACGGAGGCGGGGCCGGCGTTCCAGGGCACGATCAAGTCGGCGACCGCGTTCGGTGCGCTGCTCAGCCAGGGGATCGGCGACACGATCCGGGTGTCGCTGTCGGCGCCGCCGGTCGAGGAGGTCAAGGTCGGGCTGCAGATCCTGCAGGCGCTCAACCTGCGCGAGCGCAAGCTGGAGATCGTGTCGTGCCCGTCGTGCGGGCGCGCCCAGGTGGACGTGTACTCCCTCGCCGAGCGGGTCACGGCGGGCCTGGAGGGGATGGAGGTCCCGTTGCGCGTCGCCGTCATGGGCTGCGTCGTCAACGGGCCCGGCGAGGCGCGCGAGGCGGACCTCGGGGTGGCGTCGGGCAACGGCAAGGGGCAGATCTTCGTCAAGGGCGAGGTGGTGCGCACCGTGCCCGAGTCGATGATCGTGGAGACGCTCATCGACGAGGCGATGCGCCTCGCCGGGTCGATGCCCGCGCCGGACGGCGGTGCGGCCGGAGCGCCCGTCGTCACGGTGTCCTGA
- a CDS encoding DUF4081 domain-containing GNAT family N-acetyltransferase, with protein MSWRPTSWGHRAMLADQPDGGAARVLGATDLADARRVCASDPVASVLAAARVEVAARAGLAASGGQLWGYPRTGPVEAVCWAGANIVPVVPSSLGRAERDDAVASFAAAARRLGRRSSSVVGEQQVVLRLWELLSRVWPAPREIRADQPSLAIDRAPDVEPDPGVRLSRPDELDLVLPACVRMFTEEVGYSPLSGGGGAYAARVRGLIAENRSFVRLEPDDHDPVRVAFKAELGAVAGPVAQVQGVWVDPELRGRGLAAPGMAAVVELTRRQVAPVVSLYVNSFNAPALATYRRVGFEQVGTFATILF; from the coding sequence ATGAGCTGGCGACCGACGAGCTGGGGGCACAGGGCGATGCTCGCGGACCAACCCGACGGCGGCGCGGCGCGGGTGCTCGGCGCGACCGACCTGGCGGACGCCCGGCGGGTGTGCGCGTCCGACCCCGTGGCGTCGGTGCTCGCGGCCGCGCGCGTCGAGGTCGCCGCGCGCGCCGGCCTCGCGGCGTCCGGGGGACAGCTGTGGGGGTACCCGCGCACGGGCCCGGTCGAGGCCGTGTGCTGGGCCGGCGCCAACATCGTGCCCGTCGTGCCGTCGTCACTCGGGCGCGCCGAGCGTGACGACGCGGTCGCGTCCTTCGCGGCGGCGGCCCGCCGCCTCGGCCGACGGTCGAGCTCGGTGGTCGGCGAGCAGCAGGTCGTGCTGCGGCTGTGGGAGCTGCTGTCGCGGGTGTGGCCCGCGCCGCGCGAGATCCGTGCGGACCAGCCGTCGCTCGCCATCGACCGTGCGCCCGACGTCGAGCCGGACCCGGGGGTGCGGCTGTCGCGCCCCGACGAGCTCGACCTGGTGCTGCCGGCCTGCGTGCGCATGTTCACCGAGGAGGTCGGCTACTCGCCGCTGAGCGGGGGCGGCGGCGCCTACGCCGCCCGGGTGCGCGGTCTCATCGCGGAGAACCGGTCGTTCGTCCGGCTCGAACCGGACGACCACGACCCCGTGCGGGTCGCGTTCAAGGCCGAGCTGGGCGCGGTCGCGGGCCCGGTGGCGCAGGTCCAGGGCGTGTGGGTCGATCCGGAGCTGCGGGGACGGGGCCTCGCGGCGCCCGGCATGGCGGCGGTGGTGGAGCTCACCCGGCGCCAGGTCGCCCCGGTGGTCTCCCTCTACGTGAACTCGTTCAACGCGCCGGCGCTGGCGACCTACCGACGGGTGGGTTTCGAGCAGGTCGGCACGTTCGCCACGATCCTGTTCTGA
- a CDS encoding DivIVA domain-containing protein, translating to MSTLFSTVSKISTGYDPDEVDDFFDHARQAYEGRTPEPMTNADIASSTFELVRGGYNTHEVDAALDRLEGAFIARQRAEFVNQHGQDAWMGALAERARTLYPRLGRRDGQKFAPAERGQQGYDIDDVDALCDRLVGYFDRQEPLTAAEVRSATFGRAKGAEAYAEASVDRFLARAIEVLLGVE from the coding sequence GTGAGCACGCTCTTTTCGACCGTGTCGAAGATCAGCACCGGGTACGACCCCGACGAGGTCGACGACTTCTTCGACCACGCCCGGCAGGCCTACGAGGGCCGCACGCCGGAGCCGATGACGAACGCCGACATCGCGAGCTCGACGTTCGAGCTGGTGCGCGGCGGGTACAACACGCACGAGGTCGACGCAGCCCTGGACCGCCTGGAGGGCGCGTTCATCGCCCGCCAGCGCGCGGAGTTCGTGAACCAGCACGGCCAGGACGCGTGGATGGGCGCGCTGGCCGAGCGGGCCCGCACCCTGTACCCGCGCCTCGGCCGGCGCGACGGCCAGAAGTTCGCGCCGGCGGAGCGCGGCCAGCAGGGCTACGACATCGACGACGTCGACGCGCTGTGCGACCGGCTCGTCGGCTACTTCGACCGGCAGGAGCCGCTGACGGCCGCCGAGGTCCGGTCCGCGACGTTCGGCCGGGCGAAGGGCGCGGAGGCCTACGCGGAGGCGTCGGTGGACAGGTTCCTGGCCCGGGCGATCGAGGTGCTGCTCGGCGTGGAGTGA
- a CDS encoding proline--tRNA ligase yields MSIVPPRSGELLRLSSLFVRTLREDPADAEVASHKLLVRAGYIRRAAPGVYSWLPLGLRVLAKVEQVVREEMAAIGAQEVHFPALLPREPYEATGRWAEYGPNIFRLKDRKDGDYLLAPTHEEMFTLLVKDLYSSYKDLPVALYQIQTKYRDEARPRAGLIRGREFIMKDAYSFDLDDAGLAAAYEKQRGAYQRIFDRLGLEYVIVSATSGAMGGSRSEEFLSPSPIGEDTFVRSAGGYAANVEAVVTPVPDALPYDDAPAAHVEDTPDTPTIDSLVACANADHPRADRAWTGADTLKNVVLAVKQPDGSRELLVVGLPGDREVDVKRLEAALAPAEAEPATEADFAAHPELVKGYIGPGVLGPQGAQVTDEAGETRSAIRYLLDPRVVPGTRWITGADTPGRHVFDLVAGRDFTGDGTIEAAEVRAGDLAPDGSGPLELARGIEIGHIFQLGRKYAEALELKVLDPNGKQAVVTMGSYGIGVTRVLAALAEANHDDRGLAWPAHVAPAHVHVVATGKGAEVFEAAEQIAAGLVAEGVEVVYDDRPKVSPGVKFADAELFGVPLLLVVGRGLADGVVELRPRAGEAVQVPVGEVVATATERVRALLGGS; encoded by the coding sequence ATGTCGATCGTGCCCCCCCGCAGCGGCGAGCTGCTGCGGCTCTCCTCCCTGTTCGTCCGCACCCTGCGCGAGGACCCGGCCGACGCCGAGGTCGCGAGCCACAAGCTGCTGGTGCGCGCCGGCTACATCCGCCGCGCCGCGCCGGGCGTCTACTCGTGGCTTCCGCTCGGCCTGCGGGTGCTGGCCAAGGTGGAGCAGGTGGTGCGCGAGGAGATGGCCGCGATCGGCGCCCAGGAGGTGCACTTCCCGGCGCTGCTGCCCAGGGAGCCCTACGAGGCGACAGGGCGCTGGGCGGAGTACGGGCCCAACATCTTCCGTCTGAAGGACCGCAAGGACGGCGACTACCTGCTCGCCCCCACGCACGAGGAGATGTTCACCCTCCTGGTCAAGGACCTGTACTCGTCGTACAAGGACCTCCCCGTCGCGCTCTACCAGATCCAGACGAAGTACCGGGACGAGGCGCGGCCCCGCGCGGGCCTGATCCGCGGTCGCGAGTTCATCATGAAGGACGCCTACTCCTTCGACCTCGACGACGCCGGGCTGGCCGCCGCCTACGAGAAGCAGCGCGGTGCCTACCAGCGGATCTTCGACCGCCTGGGCCTGGAGTACGTCATCGTCTCGGCCACGTCCGGGGCGATGGGCGGCTCGCGCTCCGAGGAGTTCCTCTCCCCGTCGCCGATCGGCGAGGACACCTTCGTCCGGTCCGCCGGGGGCTACGCGGCGAACGTCGAGGCCGTCGTCACCCCGGTGCCCGACGCGCTGCCGTACGACGACGCGCCTGCCGCCCACGTCGAGGACACCCCGGACACCCCGACGATCGACAGCCTGGTCGCGTGCGCGAACGCCGACCACCCCCGCGCGGACCGGGCCTGGACGGGCGCGGACACGCTGAAGAACGTCGTCCTGGCCGTCAAGCAGCCCGACGGCAGCCGCGAGCTGCTCGTCGTCGGGCTGCCCGGCGACCGCGAGGTCGACGTCAAGCGGCTCGAGGCGGCCCTCGCCCCGGCCGAGGCCGAGCCCGCGACCGAGGCGGACTTCGCCGCGCACCCCGAGCTCGTCAAGGGGTACATCGGACCGGGCGTGCTCGGCCCGCAGGGTGCGCAGGTCACCGACGAGGCGGGGGAGACCCGGTCGGCGATCCGCTACCTCCTCGACCCCCGGGTCGTCCCCGGCACGCGCTGGATCACCGGGGCGGACACGCCGGGCCGGCACGTCTTCGACCTCGTCGCCGGTCGTGACTTCACGGGCGACGGCACGATCGAGGCGGCCGAGGTCCGCGCCGGCGACCTCGCCCCCGACGGTTCCGGCCCGCTCGAGCTCGCGCGCGGCATCGAGATCGGCCACATCTTCCAGCTCGGCCGCAAGTACGCCGAGGCGCTCGAGCTCAAGGTCCTCGACCCCAACGGCAAGCAGGCCGTCGTGACGATGGGTTCCTACGGCATCGGCGTCACGCGCGTGCTCGCCGCGCTCGCCGAGGCCAACCATGACGACCGTGGCCTCGCCTGGCCCGCCCACGTCGCCCCCGCCCACGTGCACGTCGTCGCGACGGGCAAGGGCGCCGAGGTGTTCGAGGCGGCCGAGCAGATCGCCGCGGGCCTCGTCGCCGAGGGTGTGGAGGTCGTCTACGACGACCGCCCCAAGGTGTCCCCGGGCGTGAAGTTCGCGGACGCGGAGCTGTTCGGCGTGCCGCTGCTGCTCGTCGTGGGCCGGGGTCTCGCCGACGGCGTGGTGGAGCTGCGCCCGCGCGCCGGCGAGGCCGTCCAGGTCCCGGTGGGCGAGGTCGTCGCCACCGCCACCGAGCGGGTGCGGGCGCTGCTCGGCGGCTCCTGA
- a CDS encoding Fpg/Nei family DNA glycosylase, protein MPELPEVEALVRFLGERTGGHRVVAADVAQIAALKTYDPPVQALVGRTVVGAARHGKWLDLALAADGAGHTGPDRSGDDVLHLVLHLSRGGWVRWSDRAPTTPVRPRLGGSGGGRAATLALRVRLDDGSGFDVTEAGTRKRLAVHVVREPDDVEQVRTLGVDPLSPAFTPEAWRALVRARNQQVKGLLRDQHAVAGIGNAYSDEILHAARTSPFRLTGSMTDADVAALRDAVIDTLRAAVEVSAGRPAAELKDAKRRHLRVHGRTGQPCEVCGDTVREVSFADSSLQYCPTCQTGGKPLADRRLSRLVR, encoded by the coding sequence GTGCCCGAGCTCCCCGAGGTCGAGGCGCTGGTGCGGTTCCTCGGCGAGCGCACCGGCGGACACCGCGTCGTCGCCGCCGACGTCGCGCAGATCGCCGCGCTCAAGACGTACGACCCGCCCGTGCAGGCGCTCGTCGGGCGGACGGTCGTCGGGGCGGCCCGGCACGGTAAGTGGCTGGACCTCGCCCTCGCCGCGGACGGCGCCGGGCACACGGGGCCCGACCGGTCCGGAGACGACGTCCTGCACCTGGTGCTCCACCTCTCGCGCGGAGGCTGGGTGCGCTGGTCGGACCGGGCGCCCACGACACCGGTGCGGCCCCGGCTCGGCGGCAGCGGCGGCGGCCGTGCGGCGACGCTCGCCCTGCGCGTGCGTCTCGACGACGGTTCCGGCTTCGACGTCACGGAGGCGGGCACGCGCAAGCGCCTCGCGGTGCACGTGGTGCGCGAGCCCGACGACGTCGAGCAGGTGCGCACGCTCGGCGTGGACCCGCTGTCCCCGGCGTTCACCCCGGAGGCCTGGCGCGCGCTCGTGCGGGCCCGGAACCAGCAGGTCAAGGGTCTGCTGCGGGACCAGCACGCCGTCGCCGGGATCGGCAACGCCTACTCGGACGAGATCCTGCACGCGGCCCGGACGTCGCCGTTCCGGCTCACCGGGTCCATGACCGACGCGGACGTCGCCGCGTTGCGCGACGCCGTGATCGACACGCTGCGGGCGGCCGTCGAGGTGTCGGCCGGGCGGCCCGCCGCCGAGCTGAAGGACGCCAAGCGCCGGCACCTGCGGGTGCACGGCCGCACCGGTCAGCCGTGCGAGGTCTGCGGCGACACCGTGCGCGAGGTCAGCTTCGCCGACAGCTCGCTCCAGTACTGCCCGACCTGCCAGACCGGTGGCAAGCCCCTCGCGGACCGCCGGCTGTCCCGTCTCGTCCGCTGA
- the rlmN gene encoding 23S rRNA (adenine(2503)-C(2))-methyltransferase RlmN: MAPRRRGKPPRHFADLTPQERAASVVEMGEKPFRAKQLAAHYFTHYTSDPAEMSDLPKATRDALATTMFPPLIRPTRRMEADGGTTVKTLWHLFDDAKVESVLMRYPHRTTLCVSSQAGCGMACPFCATGQLGLTRNLSTAEILEQVRAAFRTLDRGEVPGGRARLNNLVFMGMGEPLANYRAVMETVRALVAPEPQGFGMSARNVTVSTVGLVPAMRRLADEGIPVTLALSLHAPDDDLRSELVPINTRFSVDEVLDAARHYFEVTGRRVSIEYALIKDMNDHGWRADLLGRKLNERGRGWVHVNPIPLNPTPGSIWTASERSVEDEFVARLRGHGIPTTIRDTRGSDIDGACGQLAAEEDDE; this comes from the coding sequence ATGGCCCCGCGCCGTCGCGGCAAGCCGCCGCGCCACTTCGCGGACCTCACGCCCCAGGAGCGGGCGGCGTCCGTCGTGGAGATGGGGGAGAAGCCGTTCCGGGCCAAGCAGCTCGCGGCGCACTACTTCACCCACTACACGTCCGACCCGGCCGAGATGTCGGACCTGCCCAAGGCGACCCGTGACGCCCTGGCGACGACGATGTTCCCGCCCCTGATCCGGCCGACGCGCCGGATGGAGGCGGACGGCGGCACGACCGTCAAGACGCTGTGGCACCTGTTCGACGACGCGAAGGTCGAGTCGGTGCTCATGCGCTACCCGCACCGCACGACGCTGTGCGTGTCGTCGCAGGCGGGCTGCGGCATGGCGTGCCCCTTCTGCGCGACGGGGCAGCTCGGCCTGACCCGCAACCTGTCGACGGCGGAGATCCTCGAGCAGGTCCGGGCCGCGTTCCGCACCCTGGACCGCGGCGAGGTCCCCGGGGGCCGGGCGCGCCTGAACAACCTCGTCTTCATGGGCATGGGCGAGCCGCTGGCGAACTACCGGGCGGTGATGGAGACGGTGCGCGCCCTGGTCGCCCCGGAGCCGCAGGGCTTCGGCATGTCGGCCCGCAACGTCACGGTGTCGACGGTGGGCCTGGTGCCGGCGATGCGCCGGCTGGCGGACGAGGGCATCCCCGTGACGCTCGCGCTGAGCCTGCACGCCCCGGACGACGACCTGCGCAGCGAGCTGGTGCCGATCAACACCCGGTTCTCGGTGGACGAGGTGCTGGACGCCGCGCGCCACTACTTCGAGGTCACGGGGCGTCGCGTCTCGATCGAGTACGCGCTGATCAAGGACATGAACGACCACGGCTGGCGCGCCGACCTCCTGGGCCGCAAGCTCAACGAGCGCGGCCGCGGCTGGGTGCACGTCAACCCGATCCCGCTGAACCCGACGCCCGGGTCGATCTGGACCGCCAGCGAGCGTTCCGTGGAGGACGAGTTCGTGGCACGATTGCGCGGGCACGGCATCCCCACCACGATCCGTGACACCCGCGGGAGCGACATCGACGGCGCCTGCGGGCAGCTGGCCGCCGAGGAGGACGACGAGTGA
- the dxr gene encoding 1-deoxy-D-xylulose-5-phosphate reductoisomerase, with protein sequence MTRTVTVLGSTGSIGTQALEVVAAHPGRFVVDALVAGSDVAVLAEQAARFGVRVVGLADPDAGPALRDALAARLGPAAARVEVVTGPSAAADLAGRGSAVVLNGITGSVGLRPTLAALAAGSTLALANKESLVVGGALVRAAAREGQVVPVDSEHSAIAQALRGGARHEVRRLVLTASGGPFRGRTRAELRDVTPAQALAHPTWSMGPVVTVNSATLMNKGLELIEAHLLFDVPAQDVTVVVHPQSVVHSMVEFRDGSTLAQASPPDMRLPIALGLSWPERLDAVVPGCDWTRAATWTFEPLDDDAFPAVGMARAALAASATHPAVLNAANEQAVAAFLAGRAGFAAIVDVVAQVLGEHEGLAADVVTVDVVEDVERWARARADELLAR encoded by the coding sequence ATGACGCGCACGGTGACGGTCCTCGGTTCCACCGGCTCCATCGGGACGCAGGCGCTGGAGGTCGTCGCCGCGCACCCGGGGCGGTTCGTCGTGGACGCCCTGGTCGCAGGCTCCGACGTCGCCGTGCTCGCCGAGCAGGCCGCGCGCTTCGGCGTCCGGGTCGTGGGGCTGGCGGACCCGGACGCCGGCCCAGCGCTGCGGGACGCCCTGGCCGCCCGGCTCGGGCCCGCGGCCGCCCGCGTCGAGGTCGTCACCGGTCCGTCCGCGGCCGCCGACCTCGCGGGGCGTGGCAGCGCGGTGGTGCTCAACGGGATCACCGGGTCGGTCGGGCTGCGGCCGACCCTCGCCGCGCTGGCGGCCGGCTCGACCCTGGCGCTGGCGAACAAGGAGTCCCTCGTCGTCGGGGGCGCGCTCGTGCGTGCCGCGGCCCGCGAGGGACAGGTCGTCCCGGTCGACTCCGAGCACTCGGCGATCGCGCAGGCGCTGCGCGGCGGGGCCCGCCACGAGGTGCGCCGGCTCGTCCTCACCGCCTCCGGCGGGCCGTTCCGCGGCCGGACCCGCGCCGAGCTGCGGGACGTGACGCCCGCTCAGGCCCTGGCGCACCCGACCTGGTCGATGGGGCCGGTGGTGACCGTCAACTCCGCGACCCTGATGAACAAGGGGCTAGAGCTGATCGAGGCCCACCTGCTCTTCGACGTCCCCGCGCAGGACGTCACGGTGGTCGTCCACCCGCAGTCCGTCGTGCACTCGATGGTCGAGTTCCGCGACGGCTCCACCCTCGCCCAGGCGTCGCCCCCGGACATGCGGCTGCCCATCGCGCTGGGGCTGTCGTGGCCGGAGCGGCTCGACGCGGTCGTCCCGGGCTGCGACTGGACCCGCGCCGCCACGTGGACGTTCGAGCCGCTCGACGACGACGCCTTCCCGGCCGTCGGCATGGCGCGCGCGGCGCTGGCGGCGTCCGCGACCCATCCCGCGGTGCTCAACGCCGCGAACGAGCAGGCGGTCGCGGCGTTCCTCGCCGGCCGGGCGGGGTTCGCCGCGATCGTCGACGTCGTCGCGCAGGTGCTGGGCGAGCACGAGGGCCTCGCGGCGGACGTCGTGACGGTGGACGTCGTCGAGGACGTCGAGCGGTGGGCCCGCGCGCGGGCGGACGAGCTGCTGGCCCGCTGA
- a CDS encoding M50 family metallopeptidase produces MDILPAVVGIVVVVLGILVSIALHEVGHMVPAKKFGVRVSEYMVGFGPTLWSRRKGETEYGLKAIPLGGYVRLVGMMPPAPAGTRPRDGFFSRIVADARDASVSEIRPGEEHRAFYQLSTPKKLVVMLGGPVMNLVIAVVLLAVVFLGIGMPAATTTVESVGDDSAAASAGMLPGDEVVSFDGAPVEEWTQLVGMVNDRAGETVEMVVERDGEQVALEVTPTPAERPLTDDQGYAVTDDAGEPVMIDGALLGVTSEVERQPLPVSTVPEAVWLQVSGTAEAIVTLPVRVYDAAYQAFTDEPRSQDSVMSVVGVGRAAVDTAGADDYTVIARVQLMLMLLASLNIALFMFNLIPLLPLDGGHVVNALYEGAKRTVARVRGAERPGPADVARMMPVAYVVFVLLIGVGAVLMVADVVDPVRLF; encoded by the coding sequence GTGGACATCCTTCCCGCTGTCGTCGGCATCGTCGTGGTCGTGCTGGGCATCCTGGTCTCGATCGCGCTGCACGAGGTCGGGCACATGGTGCCGGCCAAGAAGTTCGGGGTCCGGGTCAGCGAGTACATGGTCGGGTTCGGCCCGACGCTGTGGTCGCGGCGCAAGGGCGAGACCGAGTACGGCCTCAAGGCGATCCCGCTCGGCGGCTACGTCCGGCTCGTGGGGATGATGCCGCCCGCCCCGGCGGGGACGCGGCCGCGCGACGGGTTCTTCTCCCGCATCGTGGCGGACGCGCGGGACGCCAGCGTGAGCGAGATCCGTCCCGGTGAGGAGCACCGCGCCTTCTACCAGCTCTCGACCCCGAAGAAGCTCGTGGTCATGCTCGGCGGCCCGGTGATGAACCTCGTCATCGCCGTGGTGCTGCTGGCGGTGGTGTTCCTGGGCATCGGCATGCCGGCGGCGACCACCACGGTGGAGTCCGTGGGCGACGACTCGGCCGCCGCGTCGGCCGGGATGCTCCCCGGCGACGAGGTGGTCTCCTTCGACGGCGCGCCCGTCGAGGAGTGGACGCAGCTCGTCGGGATGGTCAACGACCGCGCCGGCGAGACGGTCGAGATGGTCGTGGAGCGCGACGGCGAGCAGGTCGCCCTCGAGGTCACGCCGACCCCCGCGGAGCGTCCCCTCACGGACGACCAGGGCTACGCCGTGACGGACGACGCGGGGGAGCCGGTGATGATCGACGGCGCCCTGCTGGGCGTGACGTCCGAGGTCGAGCGGCAGCCCCTGCCGGTGTCCACCGTGCCGGAGGCGGTGTGGCTCCAGGTGTCCGGCACGGCCGAGGCGATCGTCACCCTGCCGGTGCGCGTCTACGACGCCGCCTACCAGGCGTTCACCGACGAGCCGCGCTCGCAGGACTCGGTGATGTCGGTCGTCGGGGTGGGGCGTGCCGCCGTGGACACCGCGGGCGCCGACGACTACACGGTCATCGCCCGCGTGCAGCTCATGCTCATGCTGCTGGCGTCGCTCAACATCGCCCTGTTCATGTTCAATCTCATCCCGCTGCTGCCGCTCGACGGCGGGCACGTGGTGAACGCGCTCTACGAGGGCGCGAAGCGCACGGTGGCCCGGGTGCGCGGTGCCGAACGGCCCGGCCCGGCGGACGTCGCGCGCATGATGCCCGTCGCCTACGTCGTCTTCGTGCTGCTGATCGGGGTGGGTGCCGTCCTCATGGTGGCCGACGTCGTCGATCCCGTCCGGCTGTTCTGA